The Tenrec ecaudatus isolate mTenEca1 chromosome 7, mTenEca1.hap1, whole genome shotgun sequence genome window below encodes:
- the LOC142452732 gene encoding putative inactive 1-aminocyclopropane-1-carboxylate synthase-like protein 2, with amino-acid sequence MVLCDVGDAFLIPTPFCSGFAFICHVYAQIALVPVHLDSQVTRENTEPFQLTVDKLEQALQDAKLKGRRVKGLVLTNPQNPLGDIYSEDSLKTYLDFAKRHSPHVIIDEIYMLSVFDDATTFHSVLSLSSLPDPSRTHVIWGSSKDFGICGFRFGSLYSHNREVVTAAGSLGYLHSLSGLTQYKLYRLLQSREWIDNVYHPTNCSRLREAHKFVTDELKALDIPFLNRGSGLYVWINLKKYLHQCTFEEQILYRHFVRNKVLLSSGQSFMCKEPGWFLVGNSMLPVT; translated from the coding sequence ATGGTTCTGTGTGATGTCGGGGATGCCTTTCTGATTCCTACACCCTTCTGTAGTGGCTTTGCCTTCATCTGCCACGTGTATGCACAGATTGCACTGGTGCCCGTCCACCTAGACAGTCAGGTCACTCGTGAGAACACGGAACCGTTCCAGCTGACCGTGGACAAGTTGGAGCAAGCCCTGCAGGACGCCAAGCTGAAGGGGAGAAGAGTCAAAGGTCTTGTGCTAACCAATCCCCAGAATCCTCTGGGTGACATCTACTCTGAAGACTCACTGAAGACATACCTGGATTTTGCCAAGAGGCACAGCCCACATGTGATTATAGATGAGATATACATGCTGTCTGTGTTCGATGATGCCACCACATTCCACAGTGTCCTGAGCTTGAGCAGTTTGCCTGATCCCAGCAGGACTCATGTGATCTGGGGTTCCAGTAAGGATTTTGGTATCTGTGGCTTCCGCTTTGGCTCGCTCTACTCCCACAACAGGGAAGTGGTCACTGCTGCAGGATCCTTGGGCTACCTCCACAGCCTGTCGGGCCTCACCCAGTACAAACTGTACAGGCTACTACAAAGCCGAGAGTGGATTGACAACGTGTACCATCCCACTAATTGCTCGCGGCTCCGGGAAGCTCACAAGTTTGTGACAGATGAGCTGAAGGCCTTGGATATCCCCTTTCTCAATCGTGGCTCTGGCCTCTATGTCTGGATTAACTTGAAGAAgtacctgcaccagtgtacatttgaAGAACAAATTCTCTATCGTCACTTTGTGAGAAATAAGGTATTGCTGTCCTCTGGCCAGTCCTTCATGTGCAAAGAGCCAGGCTGGTTCCTTGTAGGAAACTCCATGTTACCTGTTACCTGA